One region of Halomicrobium sp. LC1Hm genomic DNA includes:
- a CDS encoding DUF1684 domain-containing protein, protein MSDVPDGWADELRASREEKDAFFDEHRQSPIPPEDREDFDGLDYFDPDPTYRVTATVTVADSPEPVEMETSDGRTVRYRRVVTFEFEIDGEAYELAGYRQDADDAIFVPFRDKTTGQQTYSGGRYMELEPDETLADGDEVVLDFNLAYNPFCAFSETFSCPLPPEANWLDTTIEAGEREY, encoded by the coding sequence ATGAGCGACGTACCCGACGGATGGGCCGACGAACTGCGAGCGAGTCGCGAGGAGAAAGACGCCTTCTTCGACGAACACCGCCAGTCGCCGATCCCCCCAGAAGACCGCGAGGACTTCGATGGGCTGGACTACTTCGACCCCGATCCGACCTACCGGGTGACTGCGACGGTCACCGTCGCCGACTCGCCCGAGCCGGTCGAGATGGAGACCAGCGACGGCCGGACGGTCCGCTACCGGCGCGTCGTCACGTTCGAGTTCGAGATCGACGGCGAGGCGTACGAACTCGCGGGCTACCGTCAGGACGCCGACGACGCGATCTTCGTCCCCTTCCGCGACAAGACGACCGGCCAGCAGACCTACTCCGGCGGGCGCTACATGGAACTGGAGCCCGACGAGACCCTCGCCGACGGCGACGAGGTCGTGCTCGATTTCAATCTCGCGTACAACCCCTTCTGTGCGTTCAGCGAGACGTTCTCCTGTCCGCTCCCGCCCGAAGCCAACTGGCTCGACACCACGATCGAAGCCGGCGAGCGGGAGTACTGA
- a CDS encoding reverse transcriptase-like protein, with the protein MTPRTDPLPPSLLLYFDASVRYGEDNATPTSAAVGFVVEDGTETMIEGSLPIRTFVSSAHLEYRALLEGVQAVAGLDGRIASLHVHGDADAVIDAVDPATDATPGDRIMRQRVAAIRAAVDEIPTVTYRAVGRGRNERAHELAQSGHATE; encoded by the coding sequence GTGACGCCACGGACGGACCCGCTCCCGCCGTCGCTCTTGTTGTACTTCGACGCGAGCGTCCGCTACGGCGAGGACAACGCGACGCCGACCTCCGCAGCGGTGGGGTTCGTCGTCGAAGACGGCACGGAGACGATGATAGAGGGATCGCTCCCGATTCGGACGTTCGTCTCCAGCGCACACTTGGAGTACCGCGCGCTGTTAGAGGGCGTGCAGGCGGTCGCGGGCCTGGACGGGCGGATCGCATCGTTACACGTCCACGGCGACGCCGACGCGGTGATCGACGCGGTCGACCCGGCGACCGACGCGACGCCGGGCGACCGGATCATGCGCCAGCGCGTCGCGGCCATCCGGGCGGCCGTCGACGAGATCCCGACGGTCACCTACCGCGCCGTCGGGCGGGGGCGCAACGAGCGCGCCCACGAACTCGCGCAGTCGGGCCACGCGACCGAGTAG
- a CDS encoding cell surface protein: MTTRPLVLACVVVLAASLAVAPAGGVQSEPTLTIADATLEPDGSTTVRVALDSAPDGLAGFEVRLALRSGVATVGGAEYPDQFRPTTDPDVGPDGREITIEAADLESAVGPGATNVTLATVTVEANGTGTAPLAVEAAQIDDDDGGRVDPGTAAGTIAVDAPTATPTETDRQPTTDAASGGEPPETDASGGGAVTTTGSGPGFDALAAALALAIAALLGRRR, translated from the coding sequence ATGACCACTCGACCGCTCGTCCTCGCCTGCGTCGTCGTCCTGGCGGCCTCTCTGGCGGTCGCGCCCGCCGGGGGCGTCCAGAGCGAGCCGACGCTCACGATCGCCGACGCGACGCTGGAACCGGACGGCTCGACGACGGTTCGCGTGGCACTCGACTCGGCTCCGGACGGACTCGCCGGATTCGAGGTCCGCCTCGCGCTCCGCTCTGGCGTCGCGACCGTCGGCGGTGCCGAGTATCCCGACCAGTTCCGACCGACGACTGACCCCGATGTCGGTCCCGACGGCCGGGAAATCACGATCGAGGCCGCAGACCTAGAGTCCGCAGTCGGCCCGGGTGCCACGAACGTGACCCTCGCGACGGTCACCGTCGAGGCCAACGGCACGGGCACTGCGCCTCTCGCCGTCGAGGCTGCTCAGATCGACGACGACGACGGCGGTCGCGTCGATCCGGGGACGGCGGCGGGCACCATCGCGGTCGATGCGCCGACGGCGACCCCGACAGAGACGGACCGGCAGCCGACCACCGACGCCGCGTCCGGCGGCGAGCCACCCGAGACGGACGCGTCGGGCGGCGGTGCGGTGACGACGACGGGCTCCGGTCCCGGCTTCGACGCCTTGGCCGCAGCGCTCGCACTCGCGATCGCGGCCCTGCTGGGCCGCCGACGTTGA
- a CDS encoding alkaline phosphatase PhoX, protein MVDLNRRNLMASSVAAALGASVAGVASGDEVGESDTPGAPGVNGSLKRFSTTSFGAEVTGPFVFQDGSLLYSNQHPATGDRGGDFENSDVKANEAPFDRAGVGYFSGFTFELDGDNDDFSELSVPSTVDEQGRIRSSEGEYVFLAHAREEIQGGDERFGVVQTPDGTEITQDNFAGTQYGAAATNPDCNQFIPTNDDGTEGYLYTNWENSPGNVTRLPVSRTDEGEWEADLENATNLANTEPLRELGGTRINCYGDRSPWNTMLSSEENYAHPRVSLTNTVGDIESAGTGKGLVASCQFWNRPNPVGIQDAIDEYYGDDSWFVQGYWALDGVEFLAYYLGAEQVDQTGDNENNTTNPIGDVYPNPYRYGYHVDFREPAAETPEPIKYYVMGRAAWESPDVLPDERTVYGCSDGDSKGIYKFVADEPIPSYEDPMDVEGTLYAPKITNDAASVADGGERNSPAATSLEIEWLALGHASNAEIESWIAEYDDVTQEDYLEAHAETDWTDDLATALEEADKAVVEDGNQNYITNDEIVEWADQYEQNGPENVDEALRRVPFLETRAAAKEIGASIEFNKAEGVDSQDDAGPGDFVYFGISEFNDALADDEGDVQMDRVDGGVVYRGQIERDYNVSTLEPVIVGPDFTDPAADADDALRNIDNVYVMDDGRVLCCEDGFGGPARSYPNDGLYVYQPDAILDASAVAVSPEATGTVDLTMNAAPGGFAGGEFTVSLTDPEVAAISDVTFPDAIGLQKVSIADDGSSATIRVGDIERSIQPGSLDVTLAGVEVTGSAPGTTDLAVSVEGIDDEAGVEIGVETRRGLVITGPPAAGGGAVPEDPDSDGRYEDVNGNGRVDYDDVVLLFEAIDSDAVRLNPAAYDFNDNGQIDFDDVVELYEEI, encoded by the coding sequence ATGGTAGATCTCAATCGACGGAATCTAATGGCGAGTTCGGTGGCAGCGGCGCTCGGTGCGAGCGTCGCGGGTGTCGCGAGTGGTGACGAAGTGGGTGAATCGGACACGCCGGGTGCGCCCGGTGTGAACGGGTCGTTGAAGCGGTTCTCGACGACCTCCTTCGGCGCGGAAGTGACTGGCCCGTTCGTCTTTCAGGACGGCAGTCTCCTCTACAGCAACCAACACCCCGCGACGGGCGACCGTGGCGGCGACTTCGAAAACTCGGACGTGAAGGCAAACGAAGCGCCCTTCGACCGGGCCGGGGTGGGCTACTTCAGTGGCTTCACGTTCGAACTGGACGGCGACAACGACGACTTCTCCGAGCTGTCGGTTCCCTCGACGGTCGACGAACAGGGACGGATCCGTTCTTCGGAGGGCGAGTACGTCTTCCTGGCGCACGCTCGGGAAGAGATCCAGGGCGGCGACGAGCGGTTCGGCGTCGTCCAGACCCCCGACGGCACCGAGATCACGCAGGACAACTTCGCGGGGACCCAGTACGGCGCGGCCGCGACCAACCCCGACTGCAACCAGTTCATCCCGACGAACGACGACGGAACCGAGGGGTATCTCTACACGAACTGGGAGAACAGTCCGGGCAACGTCACTCGTCTGCCCGTCAGTCGGACCGACGAGGGCGAGTGGGAAGCGGACCTGGAGAACGCCACGAACCTGGCGAACACGGAACCGCTCCGCGAACTCGGCGGGACGCGGATCAACTGCTACGGCGACCGCAGCCCGTGGAACACGATGCTCTCCTCGGAGGAGAACTACGCTCACCCCCGTGTTTCGCTGACCAACACGGTCGGCGACATCGAGTCGGCCGGCACCGGCAAGGGGCTCGTCGCCAGCTGTCAGTTCTGGAATCGGCCGAACCCGGTGGGTATCCAGGACGCGATCGACGAGTACTACGGCGACGACTCGTGGTTCGTCCAGGGGTACTGGGCGCTGGACGGCGTCGAGTTCCTCGCGTACTACCTCGGCGCAGAGCAGGTCGACCAGACCGGCGACAACGAGAACAACACGACGAACCCGATCGGCGACGTGTACCCCAACCCCTACCGCTACGGCTACCACGTCGACTTCCGCGAGCCGGCCGCTGAGACCCCAGAGCCGATCAAGTACTACGTGATGGGGCGAGCGGCCTGGGAGTCGCCCGACGTGTTGCCCGACGAGCGGACGGTCTATGGCTGCTCGGACGGCGACAGCAAGGGCATCTACAAGTTCGTCGCCGACGAACCGATCCCGAGCTACGAGGACCCGATGGACGTCGAGGGAACTCTGTACGCGCCGAAGATCACCAACGACGCGGCCTCGGTCGCCGACGGCGGCGAGCGCAACTCTCCGGCAGCCACCTCTCTGGAGATCGAGTGGCTGGCACTCGGCCACGCCAGCAACGCCGAAATCGAGTCCTGGATCGCCGAGTACGACGACGTGACCCAGGAGGATTACCTCGAAGCCCACGCCGAGACCGACTGGACCGACGACCTGGCGACCGCGCTCGAAGAGGCCGACAAGGCGGTCGTCGAGGACGGCAACCAGAACTACATCACGAACGACGAGATCGTCGAGTGGGCCGACCAGTACGAACAGAACGGCCCGGAGAACGTCGACGAGGCGCTCCGACGCGTGCCCTTCCTCGAAACGCGCGCCGCCGCCAAGGAGATCGGTGCCTCCATCGAGTTCAACAAGGCCGAAGGCGTCGACAGCCAGGACGACGCCGGCCCCGGCGACTTCGTCTACTTCGGCATCTCGGAGTTCAACGACGCCCTCGCGGACGACGAGGGCGACGTGCAGATGGACCGCGTCGACGGCGGCGTCGTCTACCGTGGCCAGATCGAACGCGACTACAACGTCTCGACGCTGGAGCCGGTGATCGTCGGCCCCGACTTCACCGATCCGGCCGCCGACGCCGACGACGCCTTGCGCAACATCGACAACGTCTACGTGATGGACGACGGGCGCGTGCTCTGCTGTGAGGACGGCTTCGGCGGCCCCGCCCGTTCGTACCCCAACGACGGGCTGTACGTCTACCAGCCCGACGCGATCCTCGACGCTTCGGCCGTCGCCGTCTCGCCGGAGGCGACCGGTACCGTCGATCTCACGATGAACGCCGCGCCGGGTGGCTTCGCCGGTGGGGAGTTCACCGTCTCGCTCACCGATCCCGAGGTCGCGGCGATCTCCGACGTGACGTTCCCCGACGCGATCGGCCTGCAGAAGGTCAGTATCGCCGACGACGGTTCGAGCGCGACGATCCGCGTCGGCGACATCGAGCGCTCGATCCAGCCCGGCTCACTCGACGTGACGCTTGCCGGCGTCGAAGTCACCGGCAGTGCTCCCGGCACGACGGACCTCGCGGTGTCCGTCGAAGGGATCGACGACGAGGCGGGCGTCGAGATCGGCGTCGAGACCCGTCGCGGGCTCGTCATCACCGGCCCCCCCGCTGCCGGCGGCGGCGCTGTCCCGGAAGACCCCGACAGCGACGGGCGCTACGAGGACGTCAACGGCAACGGGCGCGTCGACTACGACGACGTGGTCTTGCTGTTCGAGGCGATCGACTCCGACGCCGTCCGGCTGAATCCGGCGGCCTACGACTTCAACGACAACGGCCAGATCGACTTCGACGACGTCGTCGAGCTCTACGAGGAGATCTGA
- a CDS encoding cupin domain-containing protein codes for MSHTLVNYEDVEPRAESMHFLRDALGTEQLGVTVLDCDPGWSGMEHDHADEDHEEVYYLAEGAATVTVDGEAVEMDAGDALRVSPDTTRSIQNGDTESTFVLVGAP; via the coding sequence ATGTCCCACACGCTGGTCAACTACGAGGACGTGGAACCGCGCGCCGAGAGCATGCACTTTCTGCGAGACGCCCTCGGAACCGAGCAGTTGGGCGTGACGGTGCTGGACTGCGACCCCGGCTGGAGCGGGATGGAGCACGACCACGCCGACGAGGACCACGAGGAGGTGTACTACCTCGCGGAGGGCGCGGCGACGGTCACCGTCGACGGCGAGGCCGTCGAGATGGACGCCGGCGACGCGCTCCGAGTCTCGCCCGACACGACCCGCAGTATCCAGAACGGCGACACCGAGAGCACGTTCGTGCTCGTCGGCGCGCCCTGA
- the thsA gene encoding thermosome subunit alpha — protein sequence MQGQPMIVLGEDSQRTSGKDAQSMNITAAQAVAEAVRTTLGPKGMDKMLVDDSGGVVVTNDGVTILDEMDIEHPAANMIVEVAQTQEDEVGDGTTTAVVISGELLSEAEDLIDQDIHASILAQGYRQAAEKAKEILEEQAIEVGPEDTEMLEKVAATAMTGKGAESSKDVLADLVVRAAQSVADDGEVDTDNIQLEVVVGGSTDESELVEGVIIDKERVHDNMPYAVEDADIALLDTAIEVPETELDTEVNVTDPDQLQQFLDQEEEQLKEMVDDLKAAGADVVVAQKGIDDMAQHYLAQEGILAVRRAKKSTIKALSRSTGARIVSNIADVTEDDLGFAGSVAQKDVAGDERIFVEDVDEAKSVTMILRGGTEHVADEVERAIEDSLGVVAATLEDGKVLPGGGAPETQLALGLRDHADSVGGREQLAVEAFADAIDVVPRTLAENAGLDPIDSLVDLRSKHDGGATTSGLDAYTGEVVDMTEDGVVEPLRVKTQAIESATEAAVMILRIDDVIAAGDLKGGGSDDDEDDAPGGPGGAPGGMGGGMGGMGGGMGGMM from the coding sequence ATGCAGGGTCAGCCCATGATCGTGCTGGGAGAGGACTCCCAGCGAACCTCCGGAAAGGACGCACAGTCGATGAACATCACGGCCGCACAGGCCGTCGCGGAGGCCGTACGGACGACACTCGGCCCGAAGGGCATGGACAAGATGCTCGTCGACGACTCCGGCGGCGTCGTCGTCACCAACGACGGTGTCACCATCCTCGACGAGATGGACATCGAGCACCCCGCGGCCAACATGATCGTCGAAGTCGCCCAGACCCAGGAAGACGAGGTCGGCGACGGCACGACGACCGCGGTCGTCATCTCCGGTGAACTCCTCTCGGAAGCCGAGGACCTCATCGACCAGGACATCCACGCCTCCATCCTGGCACAGGGGTACCGCCAGGCCGCCGAGAAGGCAAAGGAGATCCTCGAAGAGCAGGCCATCGAGGTCGGCCCCGAGGACACCGAGATGCTCGAGAAGGTCGCCGCGACGGCGATGACCGGCAAGGGCGCAGAGTCCTCCAAGGACGTCCTCGCCGATCTCGTCGTTCGCGCCGCACAGTCCGTCGCAGACGACGGCGAGGTCGACACCGACAACATCCAGCTCGAGGTCGTCGTCGGTGGCTCCACCGACGAGTCCGAGCTCGTCGAGGGCGTCATCATCGACAAGGAGCGCGTCCACGACAACATGCCCTACGCCGTCGAGGACGCCGACATCGCGCTGCTCGACACCGCGATCGAGGTCCCCGAGACCGAACTCGACACCGAAGTCAACGTCACCGACCCGGACCAGCTCCAGCAGTTCCTCGACCAGGAAGAGGAACAGCTCAAGGAGATGGTCGACGATCTCAAAGCGGCCGGTGCCGACGTCGTCGTCGCCCAGAAGGGCATCGACGACATGGCCCAGCACTACCTCGCACAGGAGGGCATCCTCGCCGTCCGCCGTGCGAAGAAGTCCACGATCAAGGCGCTCTCGCGCTCGACCGGCGCTCGCATCGTCTCGAACATCGCCGACGTGACCGAGGACGACCTCGGCTTCGCGGGCTCGGTCGCCCAGAAGGACGTAGCCGGCGACGAGCGCATCTTCGTCGAGGACGTCGACGAGGCCAAGTCCGTCACGATGATCCTCCGCGGTGGCACCGAACACGTCGCCGACGAGGTCGAGCGCGCCATCGAGGACTCGCTCGGCGTCGTCGCCGCCACGCTGGAGGACGGCAAGGTCCTGCCCGGCGGCGGTGCCCCCGAGACACAGCTCGCACTCGGTCTGCGTGACCACGCCGACTCCGTCGGTGGCCGCGAGCAGCTGGCCGTCGAGGCCTTCGCCGACGCCATCGACGTCGTCCCGCGCACGCTCGCGGAGAACGCCGGTCTCGACCCGATCGACTCGCTGGTCGACCTGCGCAGCAAGCACGACGGCGGCGCGACCACGTCCGGTCTCGACGCCTACACTGGCGAAGTCGTCGACATGACCGAGGACGGCGTCGTCGAGCCTCTCCGCGTCAAGACCCAGGCCATCGAGTCCGCCACCGAGGCGGCCGTGATGATCCTGCGCATCGACGACGTGATCGCTGCCGGCGACCTCAAGGGCGGCGGCAGCGACGACGACGAGGACGACGCACCCGGCGGCCCCGGCGGCGCGCCCGGCGGAATGGGCGGCGGCATGGGCGGCATGGGCGGCGGCATGGGCGGCATGATGTGA
- a CDS encoding KH domain-containing protein, producing MQHVKIPQDRIGALIGEGGETMREIEDRAEVRLDIDSESGSVEVESVGDPITGLKGPDIVKAIGRGFNPEDALALLDDEMMMFDVVDIDAASRNQNDFTRQKGRLIGEGGRTRELMEELTGASVVIYGSTLGIIGGPEQVDAVREAAEMLLEGAPHGSVYSFLERKHNEMKQKGLNYHQFHG from the coding sequence ATGCAACACGTGAAGATTCCGCAGGACCGCATCGGCGCACTCATCGGCGAAGGGGGTGAGACCATGCGCGAGATCGAGGACCGAGCCGAAGTTCGCCTCGATATCGACTCCGAATCCGGCTCGGTGGAAGTCGAGTCCGTCGGCGACCCGATCACGGGACTGAAAGGTCCCGACATCGTGAAGGCGATCGGTCGCGGCTTCAACCCCGAGGACGCGCTCGCCCTGCTCGACGACGAGATGATGATGTTCGACGTGGTCGACATCGACGCCGCCTCCCGCAACCAGAACGACTTCACCCGACAGAAGGGACGCCTCATCGGCGAGGGCGGTCGGACTCGGGAGCTCATGGAGGAACTCACCGGCGCGTCTGTGGTGATCTACGGCTCGACGCTGGGGATCATCGGTGGCCCGGAACAGGTCGACGCCGTCCGTGAGGCCGCCGAGATGCTGCTCGAAGGCGCACCACACGGCTCGGTCTACTCGTTCCTCGAACGCAAGCACAACGAGATGAAACAGAAGGGACTGAACTACCACCAGTTCCACGGCTGA
- the rio1 gene encoding serine/threonine-protein kinase Rio1 has translation MSDDGDFGLVDTEEADGVGDEWESIDVSDTEADEIARTRDREFSEFRKRIKNTEQFKVTASVFDDATYGALYKLVQDGHIDAFGGPISTGKEANVYTALAGDSEARSASGQSGGDGAPRDEEVAVKIYRINASDFRDMRGYLDGDPRFEGIGSDKKKVVTAWVRKEFANLQRARKAGVRVPEPIAVQRNVLVMEYIATEDGRAKRLNEVHIENPETAFEVVREYMRRLYDAGLVHGDLSEYNIVFHEGQLVVIDLGQAVTVHHGNARDYLERDCENVANFFARQGVDVTAEDLLATVTRADEAADG, from the coding sequence ATGAGCGACGACGGCGACTTCGGGCTCGTCGACACCGAGGAGGCCGACGGCGTCGGTGACGAGTGGGAGTCGATCGACGTTTCTGACACCGAGGCAGACGAGATCGCGCGGACGCGCGACCGCGAGTTCAGCGAGTTTCGCAAGCGGATCAAGAACACCGAGCAGTTCAAAGTGACGGCGTCGGTGTTCGACGACGCCACCTACGGCGCGCTGTACAAACTGGTCCAGGACGGACACATCGACGCCTTCGGCGGCCCCATCTCGACGGGGAAGGAGGCGAACGTCTACACCGCACTGGCCGGCGACAGCGAGGCGCGCAGCGCCTCGGGACAGTCGGGCGGCGACGGGGCACCACGGGACGAGGAGGTCGCGGTCAAGATCTACCGGATCAACGCCTCGGACTTCCGCGACATGCGGGGGTATCTCGACGGCGACCCGCGCTTCGAGGGGATCGGCTCGGACAAGAAGAAGGTCGTCACCGCGTGGGTCCGCAAGGAGTTCGCGAACCTCCAGCGGGCACGCAAGGCCGGCGTCCGCGTGCCCGAACCGATCGCCGTCCAGCGCAACGTACTGGTGATGGAGTACATCGCGACCGAGGACGGCCGTGCCAAGCGGCTCAACGAGGTCCACATCGAGAACCCGGAGACGGCCTTCGAGGTCGTCAGGGAGTACATGCGCCGCCTCTACGACGCGGGGCTCGTCCACGGCGACCTCTCGGAGTACAACATCGTGTTCCACGAGGGCCAGCTCGTCGTCATCGATCTGGGTCAGGCGGTAACGGTCCACCACGGCAACGCGCGAGACTACCTCGAACGGGACTGTGAGAACGTCGCGAACTTCTTCGCACGACAGGGCGTGGACGTGACCGCCGAGGACCTGCTCGCCACGGTCACGCGGGCCGACGAGGCGGCCGACGGGTAG
- the eif1A gene encoding translation initiation factor eIF-1A yields MSDNEGRKNLRMPEDDEVFAIVTNMLGANRVKVRCMDGVERTARIPGKMQKRIWIREDDVVLVEPWDWQDEKADITWRYDKQEADQLKEEGHIQE; encoded by the coding sequence ATGAGCGACAACGAAGGCCGCAAGAACCTCCGGATGCCCGAAGACGACGAGGTGTTCGCCATCGTCACGAACATGCTCGGAGCCAACCGCGTGAAAGTACGCTGTATGGACGGCGTCGAACGCACCGCGCGCATCCCCGGGAAGATGCAAAAGCGCATCTGGATCCGGGAAGACGACGTTGTCCTCGTCGAACCGTGGGACTGGCAAGACGAGAAGGCCGACATCACCTGGCGCTACGACAAGCAGGAGGCCGACCAGCTCAAAGAAGAGGGGCACATCCAGGAGTAA
- a CDS encoding SCP2 sterol-binding domain-containing protein, giving the protein MSTTLPEDADEWVTEWHGALADRPAFAEAAADFAATFRFEITPDEAYDGDPIVVRLVVDDGACPVAELATEFDYDFALRGPYEAWKAMLRGELDAAEAVMDGPFTVEGNTIELLQRQAAVAALVQAARDVETTFAY; this is encoded by the coding sequence ATGAGTACGACGCTGCCCGAGGACGCCGACGAGTGGGTCACCGAGTGGCACGGTGCGCTGGCCGACCGGCCGGCCTTCGCCGAGGCGGCCGCCGACTTCGCCGCGACCTTCCGCTTCGAGATCACGCCGGACGAGGCGTACGACGGCGATCCGATCGTCGTCCGACTGGTCGTCGACGACGGGGCGTGTCCCGTCGCGGAACTCGCGACGGAGTTCGACTACGACTTCGCGCTCCGCGGTCCCTACGAGGCCTGGAAAGCGATGTTGCGGGGCGAACTCGACGCGGCCGAGGCCGTCATGGACGGCCCCTTCACCGTCGAGGGGAACACGATCGAGTTGCTCCAGCGTCAGGCGGCCGTCGCAGCGCTGGTCCAGGCGGCCCGAGACGTGGAGACGACCTTCGCGTACTGA
- a CDS encoding DUF460 domain-containing protein yields the protein MNTRTGALDAVVFGVDIQSGDVRGDAPSYALVVFDGEAIERDVVSLRKLRRLIDDVEPSIVATDNMYELAEDKDALVHFLGSLPDETTLVQVTGAEQPEPLSRVASRHGVPYGKEPMKEAEAAARLAAANVGQEVSAFTDTTEVKVARGRSTGGGGGWSEDRYTRRIHGSVKQRARAVESELDDAGLDYEREVTEKYGGFSQALFTVSARPQDIPVSRMRSGDVRVEIERERRDGIEFRPLAKRRDHVVVGVDPGTTTAVAVVGLDGEVLDVYSSRTVDAAGVTEWIVERGRPIVVAADVTPMPETVEKLRRSFSAAGWTPDSDLAIDVKQHRTREEGYDNDHERDAMAAALGAYDDHADQFERIAEKVPPREDVGEVTARVVAGGESVESVLDDLADDGGDGDEQTEHTPRELTEEEKEIKRLRARVERLEGHVDDLEATIQQKDDQLAEKERELSQARSEERREVRKDREVTRLQRENERLERELEAEREDREALESKLERLKGLWKLDHSNFADVSEKQEGLVSVKVIEQFTSDAIATADEAVGLVEDDVILLRDASGAGRSTAQRLAAVNPRIVLRNGGLSDVADEILFEHDVPVAPAEMVTVQEVDELAVAREHEVEAAIEDWEERAEARKREQNAELVDQIISEHRADRPES from the coding sequence GTGAACACGCGTACCGGGGCGCTCGACGCGGTTGTCTTCGGTGTCGACATCCAGAGTGGCGACGTGCGCGGGGACGCACCCTCCTACGCGCTGGTCGTGTTCGACGGCGAGGCAATAGAGCGCGACGTGGTGAGTCTGCGCAAGCTCCGGCGGCTGATCGACGACGTGGAGCCGTCGATCGTCGCGACGGACAACATGTACGAATTGGCCGAGGACAAGGACGCGCTCGTCCACTTCCTCGGTAGCCTCCCCGACGAGACCACACTCGTCCAGGTGACCGGTGCCGAGCAGCCCGAACCCCTCTCTCGGGTGGCGTCTCGCCACGGGGTCCCCTACGGGAAGGAGCCGATGAAAGAGGCGGAAGCGGCCGCACGGCTCGCCGCGGCCAACGTCGGGCAAGAGGTGTCGGCTTTCACCGACACGACCGAGGTGAAGGTCGCCCGCGGTCGCTCGACGGGCGGCGGTGGCGGCTGGTCCGAGGACCGCTACACTCGCCGGATCCACGGCTCGGTCAAGCAGCGCGCTCGCGCAGTCGAGTCGGAACTGGACGACGCTGGCCTCGACTACGAGCGCGAGGTCACCGAGAAGTACGGCGGCTTCTCGCAGGCGCTCTTTACCGTCTCGGCCCGCCCCCAGGACATCCCCGTCTCGCGGATGCGCTCGGGCGACGTGCGCGTCGAGATCGAACGCGAGCGCCGCGACGGGATCGAGTTCCGGCCACTGGCCAAGCGGCGCGACCACGTCGTCGTCGGCGTCGATCCCGGGACGACGACGGCCGTCGCGGTCGTGGGGCTCGACGGCGAGGTCCTGGACGTGTACTCCTCGCGGACCGTCGACGCCGCGGGCGTCACCGAGTGGATCGTCGAGCGGGGCCGCCCCATCGTCGTCGCGGCGGACGTGACGCCGATGCCAGAGACCGTCGAGAAGCTGCGCCGCTCGTTCAGCGCCGCGGGGTGGACGCCCGACAGCGACCTCGCGATCGACGTGAAACAACACCGCACTCGCGAGGAGGGGTACGACAACGACCACGAGCGCGACGCGATGGCGGCGGCGCTGGGGGCCTACGACGACCACGCCGACCAGTTCGAGCGCATCGCCGAGAAGGTCCCGCCCCGCGAGGACGTGGGCGAGGTGACCGCGCGGGTCGTCGCCGGGGGCGAGTCCGTCGAGAGCGTCCTCGACGATCTGGCCGACGACGGCGGCGACGGCGACGAACAGACCGAACACACGCCCCGCGAACTCACCGAGGAGGAAAAAGAGATCAAACGGCTCCGGGCCCGCGTCGAGCGCCTGGAGGGCCACGTCGACGATCTGGAGGCGACGATCCAGCAGAAAGACGACCAGCTCGCGGAGAAAGAGCGGGAACTCTCACAGGCCCGCAGCGAGGAACGTCGCGAGGTGCGCAAGGACCGCGAGGTCACGCGCCTCCAGCGGGAAAACGAGCGCCTCGAACGCGAACTCGAAGCCGAACGCGAGGACCGCGAGGCCCTCGAATCGAAGCTCGAACGGCTCAAGGGGCTGTGGAAGCTCGACCACTCGAACTTCGCGGACGTGTCGGAGAAACAGGAGGGGCTGGTGTCGGTGAAAGTGATCGAGCAGTTCACCAGCGACGCGATCGCGACCGCCGACGAGGCCGTCGGTCTCGTCGAGGACGACGTGATCTTGCTGCGGGACGCCTCGGGCGCGGGCCGGTCGACCGCCCAGCGGCTAGCAGCGGTGAACCCGCGGATCGTCCTGCGTAACGGCGGGCTCTCGGACGTGGCCGACGAGATCCTCTTCGAGCACGACGTTCCCGTCGCGCCCGCGGAGATGGTGACCGTCCAGGAGGTCGACGAACTCGCGGTGGCTCGCGAACACGAGGTCGAGGCCGCCATCGAGGACTGGGAGGAGCGCGCCGAAGCACGGAAACGGGAGCAAAACGCCGAGCTGGTCGACCAGATCATCAGCGAACACCGCGCGGATCGACCGGAGAGCTAG